From a single Paenibacillus sp. FSL R5-0345 genomic region:
- a CDS encoding amidase, whose translation MYIHTSSLTQFHQGLEPNDSSLELFLNQHLDRYDKLEPHIHAFVSEEKRTDRIMSEVAQLRQTYHELPKPSLYGVPVGVKDLIHIDGLPTRAGSNLPPQELTRSEGSFIKKLRQKGVWFTGKTVTEEFAYAGHLPTRNPHHLDHTPGGSSAGSAAAVATGMCPFAIGTQSLRSVMAPASFCGVVGFKPSYGRIPLDGVQLMSPSFDTMGFFTQDMVSMEWVSSELISEWRPFEANRKPVLGIPEGVFMTLLEEDAKHTFWSQIKKLEEAGFVIKNVKMPWEDSFIYGDGMLRLVQGEMAQVHAVRFEKYKDCYGTAMRDGIESGQTIKEEELERYRRGQIKLRYDLLDVQKTEGIDIWVSPAQAGTAPLWGTRTGWAGMTAIWSYAGAPTVSIPSATIRNMPLGFQCIGAYGQDEKLIYWSRLVSLALG comes from the coding sequence ATGTATATCCATACATCTTCTTTAACGCAGTTCCATCAAGGATTAGAGCCAAATGATTCATCACTCGAGCTATTCCTTAATCAGCATTTAGATCGTTATGATAAGTTAGAGCCTCACATCCATGCTTTTGTATCGGAAGAGAAAAGAACAGATAGAATCATGAGTGAAGTAGCGCAGCTAAGACAAACCTATCATGAGCTCCCAAAACCATCATTATACGGAGTTCCAGTAGGAGTTAAGGATCTAATTCATATAGACGGTTTGCCCACTCGTGCCGGTTCAAATCTTCCTCCACAGGAATTAACACGTTCAGAAGGTAGTTTTATTAAAAAGCTGCGGCAAAAAGGAGTATGGTTCACAGGCAAAACGGTGACCGAAGAGTTCGCATATGCCGGGCATCTCCCAACTCGTAATCCTCATCATTTGGATCATACACCAGGCGGCTCTAGTGCAGGGTCTGCAGCGGCAGTTGCCACAGGTATGTGTCCATTTGCGATAGGTACACAAAGTTTGCGTTCTGTTATGGCTCCTGCTTCTTTCTGTGGTGTTGTTGGATTTAAGCCAAGCTATGGACGTATCCCTTTGGATGGTGTTCAGTTGATGTCCCCTTCATTTGATACGATGGGATTTTTCACACAGGATATGGTTAGCATGGAGTGGGTCTCTTCAGAACTCATCTCGGAATGGAGGCCTTTCGAAGCTAACCGTAAACCCGTGCTTGGTATTCCAGAAGGGGTATTCATGACTTTATTGGAAGAGGACGCTAAACATACTTTTTGGAGCCAGATTAAGAAGTTGGAAGAGGCAGGCTTCGTCATAAAAAATGTTAAGATGCCATGGGAAGATAGTTTCATCTATGGGGATGGAATGTTGAGGTTAGTACAAGGGGAAATGGCTCAAGTGCATGCCGTACGATTTGAAAAATACAAAGATTGCTATGGTACTGCGATGCGTGATGGTATTGAATCAGGTCAAACCATCAAAGAGGAGGAACTGGAGCGATATCGTAGAGGACAAATCAAATTGAGATATGATCTACTGGATGTTCAAAAGACAGAGGGGATTGATATTTGGGTCTCGCCCGCTCAAGCAGGAACTGCTCCATTGTGGGGAACACGGACAGGATGGGCTGGAATGACCGCCATATGGTCATACGCAGGAGCGCCAACTGTGAGCATTCCTTCAGCCACTATTCGCAACATGCCTTTAGGATTTCAATGTATTGGGGCTTACGGGCAGGATGAAAAGCTTATATATTGGAGTAGACTTGTATCACTAGCACTGGGGTGA
- a CDS encoding RNA polymerase sigma factor translates to MKGHVPKVEKEDERQWIQNVLHGHKEDYSFLVNRYKNKIYGLLRGMGADHQDAQDITQETFIKAYRKLASHDLDKNFAAWLYTIATNLLKDLWKKTRPTASLPDDLVELSLSNNPEEEFIRSEYRTELLHLMQKLPPNYRMALLLRYTNDLSYEEMCTLLEVPISKIQNDLYRAKHRLKQIMTLQEVKSDEVLKPI, encoded by the coding sequence GTGAAGGGACATGTACCGAAAGTTGAAAAAGAGGATGAGAGGCAATGGATTCAAAATGTTCTGCATGGACATAAAGAAGATTATTCGTTTCTTGTGAATCGATATAAGAATAAAATTTATGGACTTTTGAGAGGGATGGGAGCCGATCACCAAGATGCTCAAGACATCACTCAGGAGACGTTTATTAAAGCTTATCGTAAGCTGGCCTCACATGATTTAGATAAAAACTTTGCGGCTTGGCTGTATACCATCGCGACTAATTTATTGAAGGATCTTTGGAAAAAAACTCGTCCTACAGCAAGCCTACCAGACGATCTTGTTGAACTTTCCCTTTCAAATAATCCAGAGGAAGAATTCATTCGATCAGAGTATCGCACAGAGCTGCTTCACCTAATGCAGAAGCTGCCGCCTAATTATCGGATGGCTTTGCTGCTTCGTTACACCAATGATTTAAGCTATGAAGAAATGTGTACGCTCTTAGAGGTCCCTATAAGTAAAATTCAAAATGACCTTTATCGTGCGAAACATCGATTGAAGCAAATCATGACACTCCAGGAGGTGAAGAGCGATGAAGTGCTTAAGCCCATATGA
- a CDS encoding DUF4179 domain-containing protein produces the protein MKCLSPYEIEQYILSTPTSRPFENVDHIAACTHCNLIYHMLLEEQEEWSQALFEEKLPESFTDQVMASIESVVLEKVTVPDIKRKNPKILKLLRLAMAAALLLVVLSAVILYSVPTLAETLRSLFVKDNVDIGLLRAQEFGLVDHPNIKVKDKGYTIKIDEAVADPTRVIVALQLFGPDGKHDRHRLGFGEGNKIEVKDDHGKVVGELYDMGFTNDFYYMIANFSEPLQADQITVEGHITELGSKGRNIPILQGDWNFSFSMDMTKANQQTTSAPLTGSYTSPDGLTVTLKRLTHMVQGVRFEFDTQLSEEALSRSPGELWKQQGLKFHFEDSTGEEIHSVNARKLPSKDSVMSRSSAPGDKPGLMHWSYTFKYLPQDTPYTFVFDGYFVPEKDGSSVQFEPSKLKEHPIPFDFDGDELMLNDFTVESPPNTNGSAKEGSLHFSGRLRNEFMNSEWIFKDLEGKEYPLSGRGGYSTDGSGWKDGYIVIVESQSNNKKNFFQFRAAGLTKIPNQLQLIRTVVNRLYTNVDWTVPIMEVSKK, from the coding sequence ATGAAGTGCTTAAGCCCATATGAGATCGAGCAATACATCCTAAGTACACCTACCTCCCGACCTTTTGAAAATGTAGATCATATCGCTGCTTGTACCCATTGCAACTTAATCTATCATATGCTATTGGAAGAACAAGAGGAGTGGTCGCAAGCGTTGTTTGAGGAGAAACTGCCAGAGTCTTTTACGGATCAAGTTATGGCTTCAATAGAATCAGTAGTACTAGAGAAAGTAACGGTACCTGACATAAAGCGAAAGAATCCGAAGATTCTTAAGTTACTTAGATTAGCCATGGCAGCAGCTTTGCTACTGGTTGTTCTGAGTGCCGTGATTTTATATTCTGTACCCACATTGGCAGAGACTTTACGTTCTCTTTTTGTGAAAGATAATGTTGACATTGGCCTTTTGCGAGCGCAAGAATTTGGGTTGGTAGATCATCCTAATATAAAAGTGAAGGATAAAGGCTATACGATTAAAATTGACGAAGCCGTAGCAGATCCTACTCGTGTGATTGTCGCTCTACAGTTGTTCGGACCGGATGGTAAACATGACAGACATCGCTTGGGTTTTGGTGAAGGTAATAAGATTGAAGTTAAAGATGATCATGGAAAAGTCGTTGGAGAATTATACGATATGGGATTTACCAACGATTTTTACTATATGATCGCTAATTTTTCGGAGCCATTGCAAGCCGATCAAATTACAGTCGAAGGTCATATAACTGAGTTGGGAAGCAAGGGAAGAAATATTCCTATTTTACAAGGAGATTGGAATTTCAGTTTTTCGATGGATATGACAAAAGCGAATCAACAAACAACCTCAGCTCCCCTAACGGGTAGCTATACTTCTCCGGACGGTTTAACAGTGACTTTGAAAAGACTAACTCATATGGTTCAAGGTGTTCGTTTTGAATTTGACACTCAATTAAGTGAAGAGGCATTGAGTCGTTCTCCAGGTGAATTATGGAAGCAGCAGGGGCTGAAGTTCCATTTTGAAGATAGCACGGGAGAAGAGATTCACAGTGTTAATGCGAGGAAATTACCGAGTAAGGATAGTGTAATGTCACGATCTTCGGCACCCGGTGATAAACCTGGATTAATGCATTGGAGCTATACATTTAAATATTTACCCCAGGATACGCCATATACTTTTGTGTTCGATGGATATTTTGTTCCTGAGAAGGATGGTTCGAGCGTGCAATTTGAGCCTTCTAAGTTGAAGGAACATCCGATTCCCTTTGATTTTGATGGAGATGAGCTCATGTTAAATGATTTTACTGTGGAGTCGCCACCCAATACCAATGGATCTGCGAAGGAAGGTTCGCTACATTTTAGCGGAAGATTGAGAAATGAATTTATGAACAGTGAGTGGATATTTAAAGACCTTGAGGGTAAAGAGTATCCCCTGTCAGGGCGAGGAGGATATTCTACTGATGGGTCCGGATGGAAAGATGGTTATATCGTAATCGTTGAATCACAGTCAAATAACAAAAAGAATTTTTTTCAGTTCCGTGCTGCTGGCCTTACTAAAATCCCTAATCAGCTTCAATTAATACGTACAGTAGTTAACCGTTTGTACACCAATGTCGATTGGACCGTTCCTATCATGGAAGTTAGCAAAAAATAA
- a CDS encoding alanyl-tRNA editing protein, with product MINKLYYNSTYLTDWQTRITETIEREDGLYVTLEETAFYPHGGGQPCDLGTIQDIPVLDVISEEDLVLHKLERLPDDLAVNCQIDWTRRFDHMQQHSGQHLLSAVCLDLLQFMTLSFHLGEDYCTIDIEASELSPNQLHSIEWEVNRQIYRNHSILSYFVTGEEASLLKLVKQPKVTENIRIVEIKDVEYNSCGGTHVSSTGEIGMIKLLKAEKQKGNTRIYFKCGYRALKEFNNSLQILGALSSKFNTGKDGIIDRIEKWENEQKQLQAEITLLKDKNDDYIEQELLAQQEGKLIAKVFEDKSLKDLQSLANKLTAKCDVPVLLASSAENKVVFAQNGSAEISCGAFFKTHLSTYNGKGGGSDKLAQAGFPTWEDALAFYEFARS from the coding sequence ATGATCAACAAACTATATTACAATTCTACATATCTGACTGACTGGCAAACCCGTATTACGGAAACGATAGAACGAGAAGATGGGCTCTATGTTACTTTGGAGGAAACTGCTTTTTATCCGCATGGCGGTGGGCAACCCTGTGATCTAGGGACTATACAGGATATCCCTGTACTTGATGTAATCAGTGAGGAAGATCTTGTCCTACATAAGCTGGAACGTCTGCCTGATGATTTAGCTGTCAATTGTCAGATCGATTGGACGAGAAGATTCGACCATATGCAGCAGCATAGTGGGCAACATTTGCTGTCAGCAGTCTGTCTTGATCTTTTACAGTTTATGACTCTAAGCTTTCATTTAGGTGAAGATTATTGCACCATCGACATAGAAGCTTCAGAACTGTCGCCTAACCAGCTTCATTCCATTGAGTGGGAGGTTAATCGGCAGATTTACCGGAACCATTCCATTCTTAGCTATTTTGTAACAGGGGAAGAAGCTTCCCTGCTTAAACTGGTCAAACAGCCAAAAGTGACGGAGAACATCCGGATTGTAGAGATCAAAGATGTTGAATATAACTCTTGCGGAGGTACGCATGTATCTTCAACTGGTGAAATTGGTATGATTAAGCTTCTGAAAGCGGAGAAACAAAAAGGGAATACGCGGATTTATTTTAAATGTGGATACCGTGCTTTGAAGGAATTTAATAACAGTCTGCAAATCCTTGGAGCACTATCTTCCAAGTTCAATACGGGAAAAGATGGAATTATCGATCGAATTGAAAAGTGGGAGAATGAACAAAAGCAGCTGCAAGCGGAAATTACACTACTAAAAGATAAGAATGATGATTATATCGAACAGGAGCTTTTAGCACAACAAGAAGGAAAACTGATCGCAAAAGTATTCGAGGATAAATCACTGAAAGATTTACAAAGTTTAGCTAACAAGCTTACTGCGAAATGTGATGTTCCAGTTTTATTGGCTAGTTCTGCTGAGAATAAGGTTGTGTTTGCGCAGAACGGCAGTGCAGAGATCTCCTGTGGAGCTTTTTTCAAAACGCATCTTAGTACCTACAATGGAAAAGGCGGAGGCAGCGATAAATTAGCGCAAGCTGGATTCCCAACTTGGGAGGACGCTTTGGCGTTTTATGA